From the genome of Spinacia oleracea cultivar Varoflay chromosome 2, BTI_SOV_V1, whole genome shotgun sequence, one region includes:
- the LOC110802933 gene encoding uncharacterized protein gives MEKLSNSSSREMQCVGKLEIASPKPVGFLCGSIPVTTDNSFHSFSSDLVPSSQTVSAPRYRMLPTETDLNNPPLPTTSVPNSRPSPNATQGASWDDGASTSNLVRKGEALAVSGLVEYGDEIDVIAPADILKQIFKIPYTKARLSIAVHRVGQTLILNAGPDVEEGERFVRRNQPKCSDESLFLNFAMHSVRMEACDCPPTHSAAAEGQSKSSVLPRPSDPMSTFFKSSEFQTDNVSENEGSDGHSDYSKGKQNGLYWGSKENKRCKARDHVKKASHIGEKPRCPVQESEKYRCSNDEFLRVLFWQFHNFRVLLGSDLLLFSNDKYVSVSLHLWDVSRKVTPLTWLEAWLDNVMASVPELAICYHRNGVVKGYELLKTDDIHLLKGVSEDGTPAFHPYAVQKNGLSVLRFLQANCKEDPGAYWLYKNTGEDVIQLFDLSVIPQSHPPESGDGCSSSLPSLIHRGRSDSLLSLGTLLYRIAHRLSLSMAPESRFRCARFVRKCLELLDEPDHLVVRAFAHEQFARLILNSDEELDLAAEVFPLVSEVTVTDQEEESLDIVSIISESSIQESLNSDPNNCQESFSEVSGSDIQDINISESDDFSASDLVDAKSSGFLQHHRAEEGYTVHNVSSAPVDVIQTIADPISSKLAAVHHVSQAIKSLRWTRELQGAESEFVNDETMQHPSSSGNFSICACGDTECIEVCDIREWLPTSMLDHKLWKLILLLGESYLALGQAYIKDGQLLQALKVVEVACSVYGSVPQYLQDTKFISSMCNGQFFQNGPDNREEQGPLMSDEGLPCKSSFDDRINPEEFSSTYLFWAKAWMLVGDVYVEFLTVQGKETSPPSTQTHSSVQELRMSSEVVKELIRLKKKLGQDIENCSTCSLVNCSCQSDRASSGISASSSKGGTTPFVHGKRQSKRSQLRSVATSLSASLEDTSLQSKSDPGSNSVVMMDKKDSDTNLEKHNMTSDVNREQSSSSTSGDDDHGLASVTTEDTNVDTSSSFDSSFTSEESPKSRSGGIFKYLRGPGSNDTDHVLSLALICYESATKSLGELSTGSRELQSVLKKIGWVCNELGRFWLERKNLTKAEAAFVKAIDAFREVSDHINIILINSNLGHGRRALAEELVSKMEYFKSKAILRDAYVQALDAAKVEYGKSLRFYGVAKSELTSANGDTDELLADLRNEVYTQFANTYLRLGMLLSREDSVADIYVNGNLADKPLGSQVLSDKRAKKGHKKSKISGNDAVREALSIYESLGEVRKQEVAYAYFQLACCQRNSCLKFANFSHRSSNQSKGENGILQRVNQYLSLAERNWEKAVEFYSAKRHPIMYLTILIERAFLLSSLAIVYHKHGMLESALSCLLEGRHVSEQLHTTNGTSDVCARFWRQLQKLLKEMLASSLSAGSDKMAVASPTGQNKMAVASSTPSSKRSGDVEKLKELYKRSLKSPDFSQLQSMNNLWAGITVQDDLTKFKLNGTETITEGPD, from the exons ATGGAGAAACTAAGCAATTCGAGCTCTAGGGAGATGCAATGCGTCGGAAAGTTGGAAATAGCGAGTCCGAAACCAGTTGGATTTCTTTGCGGTTCAATTCCTGTCACTACAGATAACTCCTTCCACTCTTTTAGCTCTGACCTCGTTCCTTCTTCTCAAAC GGTGAGTGCACCGAGGTATCGGATGTTGCCGACGGAAACTGATCTTAATAATCCGCCATTGCCGACGACGAGTGTTCCAAATTCGCGACCCTCTCCTAATGCTACTCAAG GTGCATCATGGGATGATGGAGCTTCTACATCTAACCTAGTTAGGAAGGGTGAGGCCCTTGCTGTATCTGGTTTGGTTGAGTACGGTGATGAGATAGATGTCATTGCTCCTGCTGACATCCTGAAGCAAATATTTAAGATTCCATACACAAAGGCTCGATTATCAATTGCAGTTCATCGTGTTGGGCAAACTCTTATCCTGAATGCTGG GCCTGATGTAGAAGAGGGAGAAAGATTTGTAAGGAGAAACCAGCCAAAATGCTCTGATGAGTCTCTCTTTCTGAATTTCGCTATGCATTCAGTTCGAATGGAGGCTTGTGATTGCCCACCCACTCATTCCGCAGCTGCAGAAGGACAATCTAAGTCATCTGTTCTCCCGAGACCATCTGATCCAATGAGTACTTTCTTCAAATCTTCTGAATTTCAGACTGATAACGTTTCTGAAAATGAAGGAAGTGATGGACATTCTGACTATTCcaaaggaaaacaaaacggCTTGTATTGGGGGAGTAAGGAGAACAAGAGATGTAAGGCTCGTGATCATGTAAAGAAGGCTTCTCATATTGGTGAAAAGCCCAGATGCCCGGTGCAGGAATCTGAAAAGTATAGATGCAGTAATGACGAGTTCTTGAGAGTCTTATTTTGGCAGTTCCATAACTTCCGTGTTCTTCTTGGTAGCGATTTACTCCTATTTAGTAATGACAAATATGTATCTGTGAGCTTACATTTATGGGATGTTTCTAGAAAG GTCACACCATTAACATGGCTTGAAGCCTGGTTGGATAATGTTATGGCGAGTGTTCCGGAGTTAGCCATCTGTTATCATAGAAATGGTGTAGTAAAAGGTTATGAGCTTTTGAAAACAGATGACATACATCTTTTGAAGGGCGTCTCTGAAGATGGTACACCAGCATTTCATCCTTATGCTGTTCAGAAAAATGGACTTTCTGTTTTGAGGTTTCTCCAGGCGAATTGCAAGGAAGATCCTGGTGCTTACTGG CTATATAAAAACACTGGAGAAGATGTGATTCAACTTTTTGATCTTTCTGTCATCCCTCAAAGCCATCCACCTGAGAGCGGTGATGGTTGCTCAAGCTCTTTGCCATCTTTGATCCACAGAGGAAGATCTGACTCTTTATTGTCCCTTGGAACTCTCCTTTACCGTATTGCTCATAGGCTCTCACTTTCCATG GCTCCCGAAAGTAGGTTCAGGTGTGCTAGGTTCGTCCGAAAATGTTTGGAGCTGTTGGATGAACCTGATCATCTG GTTGTCCGTGCATTTGCACATGAACAATTTGCAAGGCTTATTTTGAATAGTGATGAAGAGCTCGACTTAGCTGCCGAAGTTTTTCCCTTGGTGTCAGAAGTAACAGTCACTGATCAAGAGGAAGAGTCCTTGGATATTGTTAGTATTATATCAGAATCTAGTATCCAGGAGTCATTAAATAGTGATCCTAACAACTGCCAAGAATCATTTTCTGAGGTTTCTGGAAGTGATATTCAGGATATAAATATTTCTGAATCTGATGACTTCAGTGCATCTGATCTTGTGGATGCCAAGAGTTCTGGGTTTCTGCAACATCATCGAGCAGAAGAGGGCTACACAGTGCATAATGTGTCCTCAGCTCCTGTGGATGTGATTCAGACCATTGCTGATCCAATTTCATCGAAGCTTGCTGCTGTACATCATGTTTCTCAAGCTATCAAGTCACTGAGATGGACACGGGAACTGCAGGGTGCTGAATCAGAGTTCGTTAATGATGAAACTATGCAGCACCCATCTTCATCTGGAAATTTTTCCATTTGTGCTTGTGGGGACACTGAATGTATTGAAGTTTGTGACATTCGGGAATGGCTCCCAACTTCAATGCTGGACCATAAGCTGTGGAAACTAATTCTTTTGCTTGGAGAATCTTATTTGGCCCTGGGACAAGCCTACATAAAGGATGGACAACTGTTACAAGCCTTAAAAGTAGTTGAAGTTGCATGTTCTGTGTATGGGTCAGTGCCTCAATATCTCCAAGATACGAAATTTATTTCTTCTATGTGTAATGGTCAATTCTTTCAGAATGGACCTGACAATAGAGAAGAGCAAGGACCTCTAATGAGTGATGAAGGCCTACCTTGCAAGAGTTCTTTTGATGACCGTATTAATCCTGAGGAGTTTTCTTCAACCTACCTCTTTTGGGCCAAGGCTTGGATGTTAGTTGGGGATGTTTATGTTGAGTTCCTCACTGTGCAAGGAAAAGAGACCTCTCCACCATCAACCCAAACGCATTCCTCTGTTCAAGAGTTACGAATGTCGTCCGAGGTTGTGAAGGAACTCATCAGGCTTAAGAAGAAGCTGGGTCAGGATATAGAGAATTGCAGCACATGCTCCCTCGTAAATTGCAGCTGTCAGAGCGATAGGGCTAGCAGTGGAATCAGTGCCAGTAGCAGCAAAGGAGGCACTACCCCATTTGTTCATGGCAAAAGACAGAGTAAGAGATCACAGTTGAGAAGCGTAGCAACCTCTCTCTCTGCCAGCTTAGAAGATACTAGTCTGCAAAGTAAAAGTGACCCGGGAAGTAACTCTGTGGTAATGATGGACAAAAAAGACAGTGATACAAATTTAGAAAAGCATAACATGACTTCAGATGTCAACAGGGAACAGTCATCGTCCTCCACTTCCGGGGATGATGACCATGGTTTAGCTTCTGTTACCACGGAAGACACAAATGTTGATACCAGTTCTTCTTTTGACAGTTCGTTTACATCTGAAGAATCTCCTAAAAGCAGAAGTGGTGGAATATTTAAGTATCTTCGAGGTCCTGGAAGCAATGATACGGATCACGTTCTTTCATTGGCATTAATCTGTTATGAGTCAGCTACTAAGTCTTTGGGTGAGCTTTCTACTGGTTCACGTGAGTTGCAATCAGTGCTTAAGAAGATAGGATGGGTTTGCAATGAACTTGGAAGATTCTGGCTTGAAAGAAAAAATTTGACCAAAGCTGAAGCAGCTTTTGTCAAGGCAATTGATGCATTTAGAGAAGTTTCTGATCATATCAATATTATACTGATTAACAGTAACTTGGGTCATGGAAGACGAGCATTGGCCGAGGAATTGGTATCAAAGATGGAATATTTTAAATCGAAAGCAATCCTCCGTGATGCATACGTGCAGGCCTTGGACGCTGCTAAAGTGGAATATGGGAAGTCACTTAGGTTTTACGGGGTTGCGAAGTCTGAACTTACCAGTGCCAATGGTGATACAGATGAATTGTTAGCTGACCTGAGAAATGAAGTTTATACTCAGTTTGCTAATACTTATTTGAGGCTCGGCATGTTATTGTCAAGAGAAGATTCGGTTGCTGATATTTATGTAAATGGAAATCTGGCTGACAAACCGCTGGGATCTCAAGTTCTTAGCGACAAAAGAGCAAAGAAGGGACATAAGAAGAGTAAGATTTCAGGCAATGATGCCGTAAGAGAAGCTTTGTCCATTTATGAGTCTTTGGGTGAAGTACGAAAACAGGAAGTTGCTTATGCTTATTTCCAGCTAGCTTGTTGTCAGAGGAATAGCTGCTTGAAGTTTGCAAACTTCAGCCACAGAAGCAGCAATCAGTCAAAAGGTGAAAATGGCATCCTCCAAAGGGTAAATCAGTATCTTTCCTTAGCTGAGAGGAACTGGGAGAAGGCAGTTGAGTTTTACAGTGCAAAGAGACATCCCATCATGTACTTAACCATTTTAATCGAGAGAGCATTTCTCTTGTCAAGTCTCGCTATTGTTTATCACAAACATGGG ATGCTAGAAAGTGCATTGAGTTGTCTGCTTGAAGGACGCCATGTCTCAGAGCAGTTGCATACCACAAATGGCACGTCCGATGTgtgtgctcggttttggaggcAATTGCAGAAGCTATTGAAGGAGATGTTGGCTTCTTCTCTGTCAGCAGGCTCAGACAAAATGGCTGTTGCTTCCCCAACAGGTCAGAACAAAATGGCTGTTGCTTCATCAACTCCATCATCAAAGAGGTCTGGAGATGTCGAGAAGCTAAAAGAGCTTTACAAGAGATCACTCAAGTCCCCAGATTTCAGCCAATTGCAGTCTATGAATAACTTATGGGCTGGTATCACAGTACAGGATGATCTAACTAAGTTTAAGTTGAACGGCACTGAAACTATTACTGAAGGCCCAGATTGA